The stretch of DNA GCCCGCCCGGCACCGGAAAGACCCTCATCGCAAAGGCGGTGGCGAACAATGCCCATGCCGACTTCATCAGGATGTCAGGGGCTGAGCTGGTGCACAAGTTCATCGGCGAGGGGGCGCAGCTCGTCCGCGAGCTCTTCACCTTCGCCAGGGAGCATGCCCCCTCGATCGTGTTTATCGACGAGGTCGACGCCATCGCGAGCCAGCGGACGAACGACGGGACGTCAGGGAGCGCCGAGGTGCAGCGGACCCTGATGCAGCTCCTGGCCGAGATGGACGGGTTCGACAACCGGGGCAATGTGCGGATCATGGCGGCGACGAACCGGATCGATATCCTGGACCCCGCGATCCTGCGGCCCGGGCGGTTCGACCGGATCATCGAGATCCCGGTGCCAGACGAGGACTCTCGCCGGGAGATCTTCAGGATCCACACCGAGAAGATGAGTCTCGCCGGCGTTGACCTCGACGCTCTGGTCCCGCTCACCGGCGGGATGACCGGTGCGGAGATCCAGGCGATCTGCCGGGAGGCCGGGATGCGGGCGGTCCGCCGGAACTCGGATGTTGCCGAGAACGAAGATTTCCTTGAAGCGGTCAGGAAGGTCGCCCGGAAGGAAAAGCCTGCCGACCTCAGGATGTATATCTGAGGTATGCACCTCATCCTCGTCCAGCGGGATGGGACTGACCTTTACACAACTCTTTTTTCGTCAGAGACGAGCCGCGAGATCCTCCGCTTTTATCGTCCTGAAAAAACGCCGTACGGCGTGTCCGTCCGTGTCATCTCACTCGGTGCAGCCCTCGCCCTTGCCGCAGAATTGCGGTGGTATCTCAAACGCTATGTCGCCCTCGCCCTCTTCGAGATGGCACCGGGCCGCTGCTGTACTCTCGCCTGTGCGCATGCGATTGAACAGCGGGAGGTCGATCCCGACCGTCCGCCTGACCGGCGCCTTTATATCTGCTTTCAGGAGGGCCGCCCCGTGGTCACCGAGGGACCGGACGGCGACCTTGAGGTGTGGGCGCTTCCCGGGGAGACGATCGGCGAGCGGTGAGATGGGGCTGGGAGAGCATTGAGTTCTCCTCTGGATGACCTCACGCGATAGGCTGCGAAGGCAGGGGCAGGGTCCAGAAGAGGAGCGCCGCCATCTCTTCCCCACTCGCAGGTCTTTGAGGCAGCAGGCTCCCCGGTAAGGGCATGCAGATCACTCGCTTTCTCCGTATGCTCTGCCGGGGGCTCTGCCCCCGGACCCCCGCGCGAGGATTGCCCCGGACATGAGGGAACGGTCAGGCCGGAGAGGCGATCATCCACCATCCCCTCAATCACAGTTCTGCGGGGCGGCAGGCCCCCCGGTACAGGCGCATCGTTTAATCCTCTGCTCCCGGAAACTGCCGGGCGGATAAAGAATAGCCGGAAAAAAGGGTTATTTTCCCTTCAGGCGAACATCTCGCCGAAGGTGTTCTTGAGGGTCTGGCGGTTGAACCCGGTGGAGACCTTGTGGAGCGCCCTGACAAAGTCCTCGCCGCTGACCTGCGAACGTTCATCCCTGATGGCGAACATCCCGGCCTCCATGCATATCGCCCTGAGATCGGCGCCGTTACGGCCTTCTGTCTGTTTGGCAATGTCGAGGAGGTTGATCTGCGATTCGAGGTTCATCCCCTTCGTGTGGATCTTCAGGATCGAATACCGCCCTTCTATGTCCGGGAGCGGTATCTCGATGATCCGGTCGAACCTTCCGGGCCGCAGGAGTGCGGGGTCCAGGATATCGATCCGGTTCGTGGCGCCGATGATCTTCACGTCGCCCCGCGCCTCGAAGCCGTCCATCCCGGCCAGGAGCTGCATCAGGGTCCGCTGCACCTCGCGGTCGCCCGAGGTGACCGACTCGGTCCGGTGCGCTCCGACGGCGTCGATCTCGTCGATGAAGATGATTGCAGGCGCCTTCTCCCTGGCGATCTCGAAGAGCTCCCGCACCAGGCGCGCCCCCTCGCCGATATACTTCTGCACCAGTTCAGACCCGACGACCCTGAGGAAGTGGGCGTTCGTTTCGTGGGCGACGGCACGGGCGAGCAGGGTCTTGCCGGTGCCGGGCGGG from Methanofollis liminatans DSM 4140 encodes:
- a CDS encoding proteasome-activating nucleotidase, which translates into the protein MEDSVINVSNDNDLYKLQVQEMKAKVLDLKMQNELLQKEVNQLRRENNQLKRVPLFVAAIVDKLGDGEVYLRQQGNNQEYITRVSPELYDTIKPGMKVAVNNALSIVKTVGTIYDSRVRVMELETAPNITFEQIGGLRGEIEEVREAVEYPLTRPEIFAKVGVEPPKGILLFGPPGTGKTLIAKAVANNAHADFIRMSGAELVHKFIGEGAQLVRELFTFAREHAPSIVFIDEVDAIASQRTNDGTSGSAEVQRTLMQLLAEMDGFDNRGNVRIMAATNRIDILDPAILRPGRFDRIIEIPVPDEDSRREIFRIHTEKMSLAGVDLDALVPLTGGMTGAEIQAICREAGMRAVRRNSDVAENEDFLEAVRKVARKEKPADLRMYI
- a CDS encoding DUF5804 family protein; the encoded protein is MHLILVQRDGTDLYTTLFSSETSREILRFYRPEKTPYGVSVRVISLGAALALAAELRWYLKRYVALALFEMAPGRCCTLACAHAIEQREVDPDRPPDRRLYICFQEGRPVVTEGPDGDLEVWALPGETIGER
- a CDS encoding proteasome-activating nucleotidase, with translation MGDSGCDITEPQNSEELCKYLLERISNLENRNLELRERMRQMESEKRYVETQKIRYEREMRKLRSEIEQLRSPPLVVGEIIDIIDNNRVVVRSSAGPRFLVRVSQFIDPKDLRSGSRCTLNQQSLALIEVLPNNYDPQIYGMELEERPGEIYSDIGGLEAQVQELKEAVELPLTKPHLFEQVGIRPPKGVLLYGPPGTGKTLLARAVAHETNAHFLRVVGSELVQKYIGEGARLVRELFEIAREKAPAIIFIDEIDAVGAHRTESVTSGDREVQRTLMQLLAGMDGFEARGDVKIIGATNRIDILDPALLRPGRFDRIIEIPLPDIEGRYSILKIHTKGMNLESQINLLDIAKQTEGRNGADLRAICMEAGMFAIRDERSQVSGEDFVRALHKVSTGFNRQTLKNTFGEMFA